In a single window of the Melanotaenia boesemani isolate fMelBoe1 chromosome 2 unlocalized genomic scaffold, fMelBoe1.pri SUPER_2_unloc_6, whole genome shotgun sequence genome:
- the LOC121636094 gene encoding ubl carboxyl-terminal hydrolase 18-like: MRGLINYGTNCSLNSIVQCLYATPGLHNRLRNGRQGHLSYGSVALTLKCLLDDMALESQRPCDPNPLVNALNEHQGFQLFCVQEDADTVFRCILEALTNGPVKAIRGMWDFATEKCIRCTACHTTKVKREKSVTILVHLSNQHVNNLQGYLESYSQQKDIASAYNCDTCHAKAKAEITSKVLILPTNVCVVIQRVRNMGRNSACIVKTEELFTFPETLDLKCLAKESTEGAEHLYGLYGVVAHRGTHYDGHNTAYVWNNESSWYLADDTQLMACSWQDVQRTYVGGSALYHEVAYMLMYSALARGACYSV; this comes from the coding sequence ATGCGTGGCCTCATCAACTACGGAACTAATTGCTCTTTAAACAGCATCGTGCAGTGCCTCTATGCAACGCCTGGACTCCACAATCGTCTCCGGAATGGGCGGCAAGGACACCTGTCTTATGGATCTGTAGCCCTGACCCTCAAGTGTCTCTTGGATGACATGGCCCTTGAGTCCCAAAGGCCGTGCGATCCAAACCCTCTTGTAAATGCATTGAATGAGCACCAAGGCTTTCAGCTGTTTTGTGTTCAGGAAGATGCAGATACGGTCTTCAGGTGCATTCTCGAAGCGCTGACAAACGGACCCGTAAAAGCGATCCGAGGAATGTGGGACTTTGCGACTGAGAAATGTATACGATGCACTGCTTGTCACACTACCAAAGTGAAACGTGAAAAGTCTGTCACAATCCTTGTACACTTGAGCAACCAACACGTGAATAACCTACAGGGGTATTTGGAGAGCTACTCCCAGCAAAAGGATATAGCGTCCGCATACAACTGTGATACGTGTCACGCAAAAGCCAAGGCCGAGATCACAAGCAAGGTTTTAATCCTGCCCACCAATGTGTGCGTTGTGATCCAACGTGTTAGGAACATGGGCCGAAACAGTGCCTGCATCGTAAAGACGGAGGAGCTGTTCACCTTCCCTGAGACTCTTGATCTTAAATGTCTAGCTAAGGAATCCACAGAAGGAGCCGAGCATCTGTACGGACTGTATGGTGTGGTAGCCCACCGTGGTACTCACTACGACGGACATAACACTGCATACGTCTGGAACAACGAAAGCAGTTGGTACCTAGCAGATGACACTCAACTCATGGCATGCTCCTGGCAGGATGTACAAAGAACATACGTAGGGGGTTCCGCTCTTTACCATGAGGTGGCTTACATGCTTATGTACAGTGCGCTTGCTAGAGGTGCCTGCTACTCTGTATGA